Within the Leptotrichia sp. oral taxon 498 genome, the region GTTTCTTTTATATAATTTGCTAATCTTTGTTTGTTGTTAAATTTAATTTCAGAAACTCTATTTAAGATGTTGTCGTCATCTAAATATTTTTCTAATTTTTTAAGTTCATATAAGTCAGTAATCCATTTATCTCCGATTAACTCGGTAATTAAAGAAGCTAGTTCAGGATTTGCTTTTAGAAGCCATCTTCTTTGAGTGATTCCGTTTGTTTTATTTAAGAATTTTTCAGGATACAATTCGTTCCATTCTTTTAATTCAGAATTTTTTAGAATTTCTGTATGAAGTTCAGCAACTCCATTTACTTTGTGTGAACCTACGATTGCAAGCCACGCCATTCTAATTTGTCCATTTCCGATAATTGACATTTTGTTAATTCTATGCCAGTCTCCTGGATATTTTTGTTGTAATTCAGTAATGAATCTTCTATTGATTTCTTCTATAATTTGATAAATTCTTGGTAAAAGTGGTTGGAATAAAGGAATATCCCATTTTTCTAATGCTTCTGATAAAATTGTATGGTTTGTATAAGCAAATACTTTTTTACAGATGTTCCAAGATTCGTCCCAACCTAATTTTTCTATATCTAAGAAAATTCTCATAAGTTCAGGAATTGCAACAACTGGATGTGTATCATTCAATTGAATTGCAATTTTGTCAGCAAATCTTGAGAAATCGTTTCCATAGATTGATTTGTATCTTCTTACAATATCCTGTAATGATGCTGAAGTAAAGAAATATTGCTGTTTTAATCTTAATTGTTTTCCATCTTTTTTAGTATCATTTGGATATAATACTCTTGAAATATCTTCAGCTTCTACCGCTTTTGCCGAAGCTTGTAAATAAGTTTGGTCATTGAATAGTTTTAGATCAAATCCTTCAGGCGATCTTGCTTCCCACAATCTTAGCGTGTTTACAGTATCGTTTCCATATCCGATTACAGGCACATCGTAAGGAACTGCAAGAACAGTTTCAGTATTTATCATTTTATAATATTCTTTTCCATATTCATCTTTATGGACTTCAATTTGTCCTCCAAATTTTACTTCAAACATTCTGTCAACTCTTTTAATTGACCAAGGATCACCGTATTTTGTCCAATCGTCAGGGTATTCCACCTGGAATCCATTTTCGATTTTTTGCTCAAACATTCCGTATTTGTAACGAAGTCCATATCCGTGTCCAGGTAATTTTAAAGTTGCAAGTGAATCTAAAAAACAGGCAGCAAGTCTACCAAGTCCACCATTTCCAAGTCCAGCGTCCATTTCAGAATCTTCAAGTTTGTTAATATCCACTCCAAATTCGTCCAAAGTTTCTCTAATAACATCATTAATTCTTAAGTTAATCAAGTTGTTTCCCATAAATCTTCCCATTAAAAATTCAGCAGAAAGATAATAAGTTTGTTTTGCCTGTTTTTTGGCATAAGTTTTTTTAGTGTTGTACCATTTTTCTACAACATATTCCAAAGCCGCACGAGAAACTGCATAATATAATTCATATTCATGAGCTTCTTCGATAGTTTTACCAAAATTTGCTCTTAATTCTCTGGTAATACTTTTTTTTAATTCATTTTTATTAATCGTCATTTTTCCTCCTAAAAGACTTTTATTTTTTTCAATTGCTATTTTACCCTTTTTTTCAATTTTTTTCAATTAAAATATAATTAAAATTATCGTATAAGGATAAAGTTAAATTATAATTTTATAAAATTCCTTTTTCTTTAAAAACTTTTGTCAATTGTTCATAAGTTTTTTGTTCTGCCGAAACAAGTGGCAATCTTACATCGTCGTTGTCTATCATTTTTAAAATTTTCATAGCAGCTTTCACTGTGACAGGATTTCCTTCCAAAAACATATTTTTACTTACGTCGTAAAGTTTTGTGTGTAGATCAAAAGCCTTTGCAAAATTTTTGTTTAAAAATGAACTGATTAAATCATTCATTTCTTGCGGCATAATATTTGCAACAACAGATACTACTCCTTTTGCTCCAATTGATAACATTGGTAAAATTAGATGATCTTCGCCTGATAAAATTTCAATTTTATCGCCACACAAGTTTTGAATTTTAATCATTTGTTCAAGACTTCCAGTTGCTTCTTTTACAGCTACAATTTCTGGAATTTCGGCTAACCTTGCGATTGTTTCAGGCTCAATATTTGTCCCAGTTCTTCCAGGAACATTGTATAGCATTACAGGAAATTTTGAATCATTTGCAATTTTTTTGTAATGTTCATAAAGTCCACGTTGACTTGGTTTATTATAATAAGGACAAGTGCTAAGTGCAGCATCCGCTCCCAATTCTTTTGCATATTTTGTAAGTTCTATTGCTCTATTTGTGTTATTTGAACCAGCTCCAGCAATAACTTGTATTCTTCCTTTCACTTCTTCCACAACAATTCTAATAACTTTTTCATGCTCAGCAAATGTAAGTGTAGGTGCTTCTCCAGTCGTCCCACAAGGTACAATTCCAGCTGTCCCATTTTCAATGTGATAATTTACTAATTCACGCAATTTATCTTCGTCTAATTCGGTTCCATTATTTTTAAATGGTGTAATTAGAGCTACATAAGATCCTTCAAATTTCATTTTTTTATCCTTTCAATTTTTTTATCTTTTATATTTATAAAATCCTTCAGCAACTTTTTCACTAGGCCCAGTCATGAAAGCGTCATCACCTTCTTTGTCATATTCTATGACAAGCTGTCCACCAGGCACTTTTACATTGACCTTGTATTCTGTATAGCCAAAAATTCTTGATAGAACAGCAGCGGCAGTGACACCTGTCCCACAGGCAAGAGTTCTTCCAGCTCCTCTCTCCCAGGTGATAACTTCAATATGAGTCTTGTCATACACTTTTACAAAATTTACATTAACTTTTTTTGGAAATAATTCAGTATAATTTTCAATTTTTTTCCCAAAAGTATTAATAATTTTGTCGTCAAATTCATTGACGAAAATTACACAGTGGTCAGTTCCAGTAAAAATGTAAGAAATTTCAAATTCTTTTCCGTCAACTGTAATTTTTTCTTTTAAAAATCTCTCTTTTTCTGTATTAATTAATTTATTTGCATCAAAAACAGGTTTCCCCATATTCACACGAGCTGTAAAAATATCATTTTCATCATCATAACTTGTTCTGATGTTTAAATCCCCAGGAACAGTTTTTACTGTAAATTCATTTCCTTCAACTAAATGATTGTTAATTAGATATTGAGAAAAACATCTAATTCCATTTCCACACATAGGCGCTTGGCTTCCATCTGAGTTAAAGAAGAACATAAATGGCATATTTGCCACATATTTTAAAATTATAAGTCCATCTGCACCAATACCATAATGTCTATCACAAATTTGAGCTGCAAATTCATTGTAGTCGGGAATTCCTTTTTCTATCAAGTCTCTTTCGTTTACAAT harbors:
- a CDS encoding glycogen/starch/alpha-glucan phosphorylase, which produces MTINKNELKKSITRELRANFGKTIEEAHEYELYYAVSRAALEYVVEKWYNTKKTYAKKQAKQTYYLSAEFLMGRFMGNNLINLRINDVIRETLDEFGVDINKLEDSEMDAGLGNGGLGRLAACFLDSLATLKLPGHGYGLRYKYGMFEQKIENGFQVEYPDDWTKYGDPWSIKRVDRMFEVKFGGQIEVHKDEYGKEYYKMINTETVLAVPYDVPVIGYGNDTVNTLRLWEARSPEGFDLKLFNDQTYLQASAKAVEAEDISRVLYPNDTKKDGKQLRLKQQYFFTSASLQDIVRRYKSIYGNDFSRFADKIAIQLNDTHPVVAIPELMRIFLDIEKLGWDESWNICKKVFAYTNHTILSEALEKWDIPLFQPLLPRIYQIIEEINRRFITELQQKYPGDWHRINKMSIIGNGQIRMAWLAIVGSHKVNGVAELHTEILKNSELKEWNELYPEKFLNKTNGITQRRWLLKANPELASLITELIGDKWITDLYELKKLEKYLDDDNILNRVSEIKFNNKQRLANYIKETTGIVVDPHSIFDIQVKRLHEYKRQLLNVLHIMDLYNKLKDNPYLDVEPRTFIFGAKAAAGYRRAKGIIKLINSIAEVINNDSSINGKIKVVFLENYRVSLAEKIFPAADVSEQISTASKEASGTGNMKFMLNGALTLGTMDGANVEIVEEVGDDNAFIFGLSAQEVEAYEANNEYNPYEEYVNVEGLKKVIDQLADGTYDDNHTGIFKELQNSLLYGVDGSRPDVYFLLKDFASYREAQDKLQNAFKDKREWTRKALKNIANAGKFSSDRTIAEYAKEIWNIEPIEVNDYID
- the dapA gene encoding 4-hydroxy-tetrahydrodipicolinate synthase; translation: MKFEGSYVALITPFKNNGTELDEDKLRELVNYHIENGTAGIVPCGTTGEAPTLTFAEHEKVIRIVVEEVKGRIQVIAGAGSNNTNRAIELTKYAKELGADAALSTCPYYNKPSQRGLYEHYKKIANDSKFPVMLYNVPGRTGTNIEPETIARLAEIPEIVAVKEATGSLEQMIKIQNLCGDKIEILSGEDHLILPMLSIGAKGVVSVVANIMPQEMNDLISSFLNKNFAKAFDLHTKLYDVSKNMFLEGNPVTVKAAMKILKMIDNDDVRLPLVSAEQKTYEQLTKVFKEKGIL
- the dapF gene encoding diaminopimelate epimerase, coding for MLKFEKYQGAGNDFVIVNERDLIEKGIPDYNEFAAQICDRHYGIGADGLIILKYVANMPFMFFFNSDGSQAPMCGNGIRCFSQYLINNHLVEGNEFTVKTVPGDLNIRTSYDDENDIFTARVNMGKPVFDANKLINTEKERFLKEKITVDGKEFEISYIFTGTDHCVIFVNEFDDKIINTFGKKIENYTELFPKKVNVNFVKVYDKTHIEVITWERGAGRTLACGTGVTAAAVLSRIFGYTEYKVNVKVPGGQLVIEYDKEGDDAFMTGPSEKVAEGFYKYKR